One window of Nocardia nova SH22a genomic DNA carries:
- a CDS encoding DUF4334 domain-containing protein: MTGTIERWREFAARTDGVATADLDRLWSELETVRAEDILGEWKGGAFRTGHPLCRALDKSRWHGKTFVSTMDAKPLICRAEDGSLFSDTALGGGEATLWNIEFRGEVTATMVYDGRAVFDHFKRLDDTALMGIMNGRPELVLAGGEYFYFYLERI, encoded by the coding sequence ATGACCGGAACCATCGAGCGCTGGCGGGAGTTCGCGGCGCGGACCGACGGGGTGGCGACGGCCGATCTGGATCGGCTCTGGTCCGAACTCGAGACGGTGCGCGCCGAGGACATCCTCGGCGAGTGGAAGGGCGGCGCCTTCCGCACCGGCCATCCGCTGTGCCGCGCACTGGACAAGAGCCGTTGGCACGGAAAGACATTCGTCTCCACCATGGACGCCAAGCCGCTCATCTGCCGGGCCGAGGACGGCTCGCTGTTCTCCGACACCGCCCTGGGCGGCGGCGAGGCGACGCTGTGGAACATCGAGTTCCGCGGCGAGGTCACCGCGACCATGGTCTACGACGGACGCGCGGTGTTCGACCATTTCAAACGGCTCGACGACACCGCCCTGATGGGCATCATGAACGGACGTCCCGAACTGGTGCTGGCCGGCGGCGAATACTTCTACTTCTACCTGGAACGGATCTGA
- a CDS encoding NAD(P)-dependent alcohol dehydrogenase, which produces MTTTAALSRDPYAPFDIESVVVDDPRDDEILVRIEAAGICHTDLVSRAAGTAQRPILLGHEGAGVVEAVGGAVSGVRPGDRVVLTYRHCGECRNCRLGRLAYCARSVALNQFGPRPDRTPRVTVVGAAVRDGFFGQSSFAGYALTTADNTVVVPDTTDLAVAAPLGCGFQTGAGAVLNVLAPEPDARLVIFGAGAVGMAGLLAALTLPEVAVIVVETSAKRRALAVELGATAAVDPADGEIATALADLTRGGATHALDTTGRPEVLATAVTALGVGGAVAVVGLGAGVPPIDLRDLVLGGKSVRGCLEGDGVPAEFIPRLLELYRAGRFPIDRLVRTYPHTEIATALADQHAGEVVKPVLVR; this is translated from the coding sequence ATCACCACCACCGCCGCCCTGTCCCGAGATCCGTACGCCCCCTTCGACATCGAATCCGTGGTCGTCGACGACCCGCGCGACGACGAGATCCTGGTGCGGATCGAGGCGGCCGGGATCTGCCACACCGATCTGGTGTCCCGCGCGGCCGGAACCGCACAGCGCCCGATCCTGCTCGGCCACGAGGGCGCGGGAGTGGTCGAGGCGGTCGGCGGTGCGGTGAGCGGTGTCCGGCCCGGCGACCGGGTCGTGCTGACCTACCGGCACTGCGGTGAATGCCGCAACTGCCGGTTGGGCAGGCTCGCGTACTGCGCCCGTTCGGTGGCGTTGAACCAGTTCGGCCCCCGGCCCGACCGCACACCGCGCGTCACCGTGGTCGGCGCCGCGGTGCGCGACGGCTTCTTCGGGCAGTCGAGTTTCGCCGGATACGCCCTGACCACCGCCGACAACACCGTGGTGGTGCCCGACACCACGGACCTCGCGGTGGCCGCACCGCTGGGGTGCGGATTCCAGACCGGCGCCGGCGCGGTGCTGAATGTCCTCGCGCCCGAACCGGATGCGCGGCTGGTGATCTTCGGCGCGGGCGCGGTGGGGATGGCCGGACTGCTCGCGGCACTGACTCTGCCCGAGGTCGCGGTGATCGTGGTCGAGACGTCGGCGAAGCGGCGGGCACTGGCCGTCGAACTCGGCGCCACGGCCGCCGTCGACCCCGCGGACGGCGAAATCGCCACGGCCCTGGCCGATCTCACCCGCGGCGGCGCCACCCACGCCCTCGACACCACCGGCCGCCCCGAGGTGCTCGCCACGGCGGTGACCGCGTTGGGCGTCGGCGGCGCGGTGGCCGTGGTGGGTCTGGGCGCCGGCGTCCCGCCGATCGATCTGCGCGATCTGGTGCTGGGCGGGAAATCCGTGCGCGGCTGCCTCGAGGGCGACGGCGTTCCCGCGGAGTTCATTCCGCGACTGCTGGAGCTGTATCGCGCGGGCCGGTTCCCGATCGACCGGCTGGTACGGACCTATCCACACACCGAGATCGCGACCGCGCTGGCCGATCAGCACGCCGGTGAGGTCGTCAAACCGGTCCTCGTCCGATGA
- a CDS encoding CbtB domain-containing protein, protein MATSYVPRSGVESIRLSIPTTALWLAGTTILALLAVYFIGIDQGAVSIFGSDMHVHEFVHDARHFLGYPCH, encoded by the coding sequence ATGGCGACGTCGTATGTCCCCCGGTCCGGTGTCGAGTCGATTCGGCTCTCGATACCCACCACGGCGCTGTGGCTGGCGGGCACCACCATTCTCGCGCTGCTCGCCGTCTACTTCATCGGCATCGATCAGGGCGCGGTCTCGATCTTCGGCAGCGACATGCACGTGCACGAGTTCGTGCACGACGCTCGCCATTTCCTCGGCTACCCCTGCCACTGA